GTATCCGAGACGATTCCGATCTCCATGCCGGGGCGGTTTGATCCCCAGCAGGAAAAAGACGCGTTTCGTTCTCAGGGGGTTATGTAACAGTTACAAAATCCGGCAGCAAACAGCAGCACTCAGCAGCAAATCGAGAAGCTACCCCAAACCTTTAAATGTATATTTAATCTACATTGGGGTATGGCCGAGTTCACATTCCAAGGCGAGGAAGCAATCACGAAGGATGTAACCAAAACAGGAACGGGCGCACACGTCTTTGTTCCGAAAGAATGGCTTGGTGAAGAAGTCGCCGTCATCCGACTATCCCAAGACGACTGATACTACATACATGTCCTCTACACACCTCTCCCTCCCAGTCCGCCTGCCAGACGAGGAGCGAGAGCGATACAACCGACTCGCCACGCTCACCACGCAAACAGCAAACACGCTGATCGAGCAGTACTGGACGCCAGACCATCTCACCGAGATTACTGAATCCTCGTATCAAGCGTGGAAATACTTTGACGAGCAAGAAGCGTTCGCAGCGTTTGACATCTATCTCCCCAGTCGATACAAACGCTGTCTGTTACAGAAAGTCGGAGAAACACTCCGCAGTCACGCTGACAAACGAGAAGCCTTTCAAACAGTCAAACCGCTGCTTCCCGACCACAAGATTCGACGCATCCACACGCGACGAATCAAAGAGCGGCTCTGGGAGTCGGACGAATACCTGTCTTCGGGCTACGTGGATGCACTAATCAACCAGTTGAACGCTTACTACGACGTTCATGGCGAATATCCAGACACGTACTTTGCCTTCCAAGACTGCCCAGAATACTCCTCTGGCGTGTTACCGTATTCAGCAGATGACGGCCCGACCAGCGGACAAGCAGTCAAATACCAGTACGACGAATCCACGCAACAACTCACTGTCGAACTCAAAACCCCTGATACACTTGAAGCCGACACATGGGGCGACTGGACATGGACAGAATACACCTTAGATGGCTACGACGCCTTTCACGAACTCGTCGACAACGGCAGTCTCTCCGCTCCATCATTCCAACCTAACACGTCGAAGAGAGGAGATGACTACTACGAGTTATCCTTTCCTGTCGAAGTCGAACATAGAGACACTCCTGACGATGTTGAAACCGTATTGGCGATTGATGGCGGTCTTCGGAAAGATGCAACCGCTGTCGTCGTAGACAACGAAGGAGAACAACTCTCCACCCCGTATTTCATCCAGAATACGGAACGAGAGAGGATGCGGAATCTGAATCGGGAGCGCAATCAACTCAACTCGAAACTCGCTCATCTACGCCGACAGGGACGCGACCATACAGACACGTTCAAACACGTGCAATCGGAGTACGAGCGAGTGAACAACAAGCTTCGGCACAAGCGCGAGCAACTTGTCCACGACGTATCCAACCAAATTCTCGCACTCGCCGTAGTGTACGACGTGGACGCTATCGTCCACGAAGACCTGCGTTCACTCTCACCACCACGGGGTGAAGGACAGCTCTCATGGGAACTGTCATCATGGGCACGTCGAGAGATTATCGAGAGCATCAAATACCGCGCCGATATTGCGGGTATTCACGTTGAGAGAGTGTCTGCAGGAAACACGAGTCGGTCGTGTCCTCGCTGTGGCTCGACAGGACATACAACGAAATCGCCTGACCACGACTACGAGGTCTGGCACGGCGGTCACTTCCGTTGCGACAACTCGCGGTGTGGCTTTCAGGCTGACCGTGACTACGTTGGCGCTGTCAACGTGGCCCGCGTGTTTTACGCGGAGTCGGACTCGCTAGACTCGAATTTCACGTCTTCCTATACGGGAGATTCTGAAATCGAGCTAGCTGGCCGTTCCGCTGGCTCGCGTCCCGCGTTCGGCAACGCCCCCGTAGCGTATACTGGACAGTCGAGAGTGACTGCTGGTGGCGGGTCGGCGTTTATCGCGCCCGCTGTCACTCCGATAGGGACGAAAAACAATGGCAGCAAAAGTTCTGTGTCAAGCCCAGCGACACACAGTTACTCTCGCTTCGTGCGAGATACTGCTGTTTGCTGCTGAAAATTGGAACGGTATGTTCTCACACGGGTTTTGCGATGAAACCGACTGAGGATCGGCTCTGTGAACTATAACGGTGTATGCAGTGCTGGATCGGGCATCGGAGGGGCTAAACGACCGCTCCGTGAACGTCAGCGTATGACGACGCTGCAACCCGATGGGACGATCGCGTACTTCAGCATGGAGTACGGGCTGGAGAACGGCATGAACACCTACAACGGCGGGCTCGGCATCCTCGCGGGCGACGTGGTCCGCGGTTTCGCCGATCTGGACGTCGATGCGGTCGGGCTCACGCTGCTCAACGACCGCGGGCTGGGACACCAGTACATCGACGAGTACGGCACCCAGCACATCGAACCGGCACCGTGGCCGGTCGAGGAGTTCTGCGAGCCGCTCGATGCGACTGTCGAGATGACGATCGGCGACGAAACGGTCACGATCGGTGCGTGGCGTTACGACGTCGAGTCCGAAC
This window of the Halapricum desulfuricans genome carries:
- a CDS encoding DUF2080 family transposase-associated protein, coding for MAEFTFQGEEAITKDVTKTGTGAHVFVPKEWLGEEVAVIRLSQDD
- a CDS encoding transposase: MSSTHLSLPVRLPDEERERYNRLATLTTQTANTLIEQYWTPDHLTEITESSYQAWKYFDEQEAFAAFDIYLPSRYKRCLLQKVGETLRSHADKREAFQTVKPLLPDHKIRRIHTRRIKERLWESDEYLSSGYVDALINQLNAYYDVHGEYPDTYFAFQDCPEYSSGVLPYSADDGPTSGQAVKYQYDESTQQLTVELKTPDTLEADTWGDWTWTEYTLDGYDAFHELVDNGSLSAPSFQPNTSKRGDDYYELSFPVEVEHRDTPDDVETVLAIDGGLRKDATAVVVDNEGEQLSTPYFIQNTERERMRNLNRERNQLNSKLAHLRRQGRDHTDTFKHVQSEYERVNNKLRHKREQLVHDVSNQILALAVVYDVDAIVHEDLRSLSPPRGEGQLSWELSSWARREIIESIKYRADIAGIHVERVSAGNTSRSCPRCGSTGHTTKSPDHDYEVWHGGHFRCDNSRCGFQADRDYVGAVNVARVFYAESDSLDSNFTSSYTGDSEIELAGRSAGSRPAFGNAPVAYTGQSRVTAGGGSAFIAPAVTPIGTKNNGSKSSVSSPATHSYSRFVRDTAVCC